A genomic segment from Janibacter sp. DB-40 encodes:
- a CDS encoding 4Fe-4S dicluster domain-containing protein translates to MGYLERQLAGRTNPAEDAGWQDAPSRKGFFTDTSICIGCKACEVACKEWNGIPLDGLTISGNSYDNTGDLGASTWRHVAFVEQSQDRIEAARESGKRLVDLGMPSIGTPEPAPGPSGAQPAGYGTLPAPIEGHGPALSDMLDEKANVEAGGTGDYGLTVDGVPIVGPVPEFRWLMSSDVCKHCTHAGCLDVCPTGSLFRSEHGTVVVQDDICNGCGYCVGACPFGVIERRTDDSVSVRADDHVPNVGVAQKCTLCYDRLAHDQTPACAQTCPTTSIKFGTHEDMVASAKERVVQLHEQGFTEARLYGANEDDGVGGTGSVFLLLDEPEVYGLPPDPVVPTAKLPEMFRTAGVAGLGLLGAAALAFIGSKS, encoded by the coding sequence ATGGGTTACCTCGAGCGCCAGCTCGCCGGGCGGACCAACCCGGCGGAGGACGCCGGGTGGCAGGACGCGCCCAGTCGCAAGGGCTTCTTCACCGACACCTCGATCTGCATCGGCTGCAAGGCCTGCGAGGTGGCGTGCAAGGAGTGGAACGGCATCCCGCTCGACGGTCTGACCATCAGCGGCAACTCCTACGACAACACCGGTGATCTCGGCGCGAGCACGTGGCGCCACGTCGCCTTCGTGGAGCAGAGCCAGGACCGCATCGAGGCCGCCCGCGAGTCCGGCAAGCGTCTCGTCGACCTGGGGATGCCGAGCATCGGGACACCCGAGCCTGCGCCCGGGCCCTCCGGCGCGCAGCCGGCGGGGTACGGCACCCTGCCGGCACCGATCGAGGGGCACGGCCCCGCGCTGTCGGACATGCTCGACGAGAAGGCGAACGTCGAGGCCGGCGGCACCGGGGACTACGGGCTCACCGTGGACGGTGTCCCGATCGTCGGCCCGGTGCCGGAGTTCCGTTGGCTGATGTCCTCCGACGTGTGCAAGCACTGCACCCACGCGGGCTGCCTCGACGTCTGCCCCACCGGCTCGCTCTTCCGCTCCGAGCACGGCACCGTCGTCGTCCAGGACGACATCTGCAACGGCTGCGGCTACTGCGTCGGGGCGTGCCCCTTCGGCGTCATCGAGCGACGCACCGACGACAGCGTCAGCGTGCGGGCGGACGACCACGTGCCCAACGTCGGCGTCGCCCAGAAGTGCACGCTCTGCTACGACCGCCTCGCGCACGACCAGACACCCGCCTGCGCGCAGACCTGTCCGACGACCTCGATCAAGTTCGGCACGCACGAGGACATGGTCGCCTCGGCGAAGGAGCGGGTGGTCCAGCTGCACGAGCAGGGCTTCACCGAGGCCCGACTGTACGGGGCCAACGAGGACGACGGCGTCGGCGGGACCGGCTCGGTCTTCCTCCTGCTCGACGAGCCGGAGGTCTACGGCCTGCCACCGGACCCGGTCGTCCCGACCGCGAAGCTGCCCGAGATGTTCCGCACCGCGGGAGTCGCCGGCCTCGGCCTCCTGGGCGCGGCCGCTCTCGCCTTCATCGGGAGCAAGTCGTGA
- the nrfD gene encoding NrfD/PsrC family molybdoenzyme membrane anchor subunit: MTTSPFDSYRPPETGRRRRRASGVRGAVSGATEVAKGARRSWMNREGGGQREAPAVPDAEFSSYYGQPVVKPVPWDHRISAYLFVGGIAGTSGIIAAGAAATGNELLRRNSRLTSMATVGLSGVALVADLGRPERFLNMLRTVKLTSPMSVGTWILSGYSAFAGVTTATEVLGMLPARGPLRSLARVLAPVTAPATIGQALLGAPLAAYTSVLLSDTAHPVWHESRRQLPFVFVGSAALASGGVQMLLAPAGHAGPARRLALIGVGTELVAMHQLEEHLAQLNIDEPLTAGTGAGKLRLARALTIAGGVGTLLAGRSRLAALAAGAALTTASALTRAGIVEAGIESAKDPQYTVRLQKARLEERRSQGVVHDSAVTVR; this comes from the coding sequence GTGACCACCTCCCCCTTCGACAGCTATCGCCCCCCGGAGACCGGACGACGGCGCCGGCGCGCCTCGGGCGTGCGTGGCGCCGTCAGCGGTGCCACTGAGGTGGCGAAGGGGGCCCGCCGCAGCTGGATGAATCGCGAGGGCGGGGGCCAGCGCGAGGCGCCGGCCGTGCCCGACGCCGAGTTCTCCAGCTACTACGGGCAGCCGGTCGTCAAGCCGGTGCCGTGGGACCACCGGATCTCCGCCTACCTCTTCGTCGGTGGCATCGCCGGCACGTCGGGCATCATCGCCGCGGGCGCGGCGGCCACCGGCAACGAGCTGCTGCGCCGCAACTCGCGGCTGACCTCGATGGCCACCGTCGGCCTGAGTGGGGTGGCGCTCGTCGCCGACCTCGGCCGGCCGGAGCGCTTCCTCAACATGCTGCGCACGGTCAAGCTGACCTCCCCGATGTCGGTCGGCACGTGGATCCTGTCCGGCTACTCGGCCTTCGCCGGGGTGACCACCGCGACCGAGGTGCTCGGCATGCTGCCGGCGCGCGGCCCCCTTCGCTCCCTCGCGCGGGTCCTCGCCCCGGTGACCGCCCCCGCCACGATCGGCCAGGCCCTGCTGGGCGCGCCCCTGGCGGCCTACACCTCGGTGCTGCTGTCCGACACCGCGCACCCGGTGTGGCACGAGAGCCGGCGGCAGCTGCCCTTCGTCTTCGTCGGCTCCGCCGCCCTCGCCTCCGGCGGTGTGCAGATGCTGCTCGCCCCGGCCGGCCACGCCGGCCCCGCCCGCAGGCTCGCGCTGATCGGCGTGGGCACCGAGCTGGTGGCGATGCACCAGCTCGAGGAGCACCTCGCGCAGCTGAACATCGACGAGCCGCTCACCGCCGGCACGGGCGCTGGCAAGCTGCGGCTGGCCAGGGCCCTGACCATCGCCGGTGGCGTGGGGACCCTGCTGGCCGGACGCAGCCGCCTCGCGGCACTCGCCGCGGGTGCCGCGCTGACCACCGCGTCCGCCCTGACCCGGGCCGGCATCGTCGAGGCGGGCATCGAGTCCGCCAAGGACCCCCAGTACACGGTCCGGCTGCAGAAGGCCCGGCTGGAGGAGCGCCGCAGCCAGGGCGTCGTCCACGACAGCGCCGTCACGGTCAGGTAG